Sequence from the Pseudomonas frederiksbergensis genome:
CAAGAAGACCTCGAACGCGCCGAACGCTACAAAACTATCTGGCGAATCCTGGCGAGGTATTCCTACGCCAACCCCACCGTTCCCGAAATCAACGAAATCCTCCCGTTACCACCCGCCGAACTGCCTGAATGGGACGGCAAACTCCAATGGCTCGAAGCCCGCCTGGCCAACGTCCCACCGCAGAAACCCAGCGAGGCACTGATCCGCGAGCTGGCCGAGGCCAAAGGTCTCGAACCCGCCACCGGCAGGCCCACGCCCCGCTCACCTGCGTTCATCACGATCCCCCAACCCGCACCGACCTGCCACAGCGGCCAGGCCTGCCCGCATACCGGTTATTGGATCGCCGGCGCGTACGACGTCATCCGCCGCTTCGAACAGGGCGAGATCCTGCCAACGCTAAACGTACGCAAATGGGAGAGCCGTTTCCTGCTCCCGGATCGGGAGACAGTTGGCCCGGAAAAGGTTGAGTGGATGTTCCATGGATGATCTTCGGTTTCTGCGTGATTGGCATGCGATATGGAAAGCCATGCACTGGCCGTGCTGTGTGGAGCTTCATTACACCAAAGCCACGTTACTCAAGGACTTCAAATGATGCGCTGGATTCTTCTACTGGCCTGCCTGCCGCTGGCCGCTTGCGGCACCGGTGACGCTTTTAATTTTCCCAAGAAGGCCCCTTCCGTGAAGGCTTTAACCGAGATCGAGGCCAAGCTGGCCTTCACCTGCCAACACGAAACGATCCCCGCGCCGTCCGCTGAAAGTGACGTGCTGTTTCAATACGCCCGTTGGTTGCAAAAGAACAACCAGCTCAAGCAGGACAAAACCGTTGATGCCGAGATTGAACGGCTGTATCGCATCGCCGCCGAGAACGGCCATTTCAAAGCCAATATCAATCTGCAGAACGGAGCAATGCGCGGTCGTTTCGAGCTCAGGGGCGCCCAGCATTTGCGTATGAGCCAACAATTAATCGATGCAGGCGTGGCGACGGGTTACTACTTCATAGGGATTTTCCTGCAACAGGGCTCGGCGGGGTTGCGACAGGACGCCGACATGTCGTTGCGTTACTTCCGTAAGGCGGCCGATGAGGGCAACGCCCAAGCCCAGTATCTTGTTGGCGATAGGCTGGCACCCAGCGACGTTGCGCCGGACGTTGCCCGCCAGATGCGTCGTTGCGCTGCTGAGCAAGGTAATGGCGAAGCAGCCGTGGCTTTAGGCATCAACCTTAAAAACAAGGGTCTGTATCAACAGGCCATAGAGGCATTCCAATTAGGAATGGTTGCTGGTGATGAAGCCTCGGCCGGTTGGTTGGAAGAAGCATTTAGGGCTCATCCCATTACCGATAAGCTGCACTACCTCGGCCAACAAGAAGACCTCGAACGCGCCAAGCGCTACAAAACAATCTGGCGAATCCTGGCGAGGTATTCCTACGCCAACCCCACCGTTCCCGAAATCAACGAAATTCTCCCCTTGCCACCCGCCGAACTGCCCGAGTGGGACGGCAAACTCCAATGGCTCGAAGCCCGCCTGGCCAATGTCCCGCCGCAGAAACCCAGCGAGGCACTGATCCGCGAGCTGGCCGAGGCCAAAGGTCTCGAACCCGCCACCGGCAGGCCCACGCCCCGCTCACCTGCGTTCATCACGATCCCCCAACCCGCACCGACCTGCCACAGCGGCCAGGCCTGCCCGCATACCGGCTACTGGATCGCCGGCGCGTACGACGTCATCCGCCGCTTCGAACAGGGCGAGATCCTGCCAACACTAAACGTACGCAAATGGGAAAGCCGTTTCCTGCTCCCGGATCGGGAGACAGTTGGCCCGGAAAAGGTTGAGTGGATGTTCCATGGATGATCTTCGGTTTTTGCGTGACAGGCATGCGGCATGGAAGGCCATCCACCGACCGTGCTGTGTCGAGCTTTGAAACGTCCGACGCTATTTAAAGACCTATTGAAATCTGACGTGACCTGCTCCCTGGATAGAGTAACGATCAACTGCATCATCGACAGTCAGTGCTATTTGATTGACTTCAAAGGCGTGGAGCCGGCACGGCTGGTGTTGCAGGACGGACAGGAGATTACCCGTGACTCATCGTCATCGTCGTAATAGCACGCGGGAAAGCGTGACAGTCGGCCCAGAAATGGTGGACTGGATATTGACGGATGACTTAGCAAACGCAGTTTGTGGTTGAGACGTAAAAGGCATCAGTCAACTGGACTGTACCGAACTCTGCCCATGGACGGGCTTTATTGAACAAGGAAAACGACATGAAAAACATCATCCGAATCGGCGATAAAACGACCGGAGACGGTACCGTCCGATCAGGCTCAACCGTCATGAAATTCGGTGGCATCGGGGTCGCTCGGGTAGGCGATCCAGTGGACTGCCCGACTCCAGGTCACGGCCGGACGGTCATCGCCGAAGGTCACCCTACATTCAAAGACAATGGTGTGCCGGTGGCTTTTGACGGTCATCGTTGCGCCTGTGGTTGTGCGCTGATTTCGTCGATGCCTGGCGCGAGGGCACGTTGATCATGCCGGTCCGAATGGAAGACGTGCCGGCCTTGGCACCCAGGCCTGCGCGCCCCCGCGCTTGGCGGTGGCTCGGGTTATTGGCGTTTTGTTTGCTGCTCGGCGCTGGGGGCATGGTGTCGTTCAACCCCGAAGCGTTACATCAGAAGCCTGAGATTTTCTGGAGCCTGACCTTGGGTGTGCCCTTCCTGGGGTGGTGTGCCCTGGGGTTCGGGCGGGCGTTGCTGTATCTCGGCGAACGAGCGGTGGCCGATGGCTGGGACCAGGCACGCGAAGAGGATTTATTCCAGAAAACCCGTCAAGGACGTCGTTTTCTAAGGGTGTTGAATGTAGACCTGCACACCGCCTTGCGCGCCCCAGGCGAAGAACCGGCGGTACAACTGGAGGCTTTGCAGAGCGGCATCAAGGTGCAGAGAATGCAACCTTCGAGGCTCGCCTCGTCGTCGTCATGCCACAGCCGTCTACCGGGCGATGCGGCTGAAGAGCTCGAACCGGTGTTGCTGCGTACGTTGCAACAGTTACTTGGCGAGCTGGCCCCCACCTTGGCGCAACTGCCGCCCCATACACCGCTGGCGTTGTTGTTGGCCGGCGATACCGGCTTGTCGGGCCCAGCGTGGGATCGGACATGGGCGCAGGCATGGCAAGCGTCGGCCATCCGCCAGGTGCCGGTCTCCCTCGAAGGCGATGGTTTGGATGCGTTGGACCAATGGCTCGACCAGCGCTTCGATGAGCGGGCCGTGTTGCTGGTCATCGCGTTGCAATTTGCGCCGCGACAACCGGAAGGCACGGCGGAAGTGGTCGCCGGTTTGCTCCTGGGCAATCCCCTGGCACAAACCATCTTGGCGCCGATCGCGTTTCTTCATCGACCGGAACAGGAGCGGCAACCTTGTTCCGACGCATTGGGTGATGCCGCAACGCAGGCGCTTGCCTGGGTACCGTTGGAGGCTGAGTCGATCCGGCACGTCTGGCTAGCTGGTGTGAATGCACAACGTCATGCAGCCCTGACCAGCGTTTCACACCAACTAACGATACCGATGCTGCATGCACAAGGGCTTCGTGATTTGGACGCGGCGTTGGGGAACCCAGGCAAAGTCTCGCCATGGCTGGCGATTGTCGCGGCGACGCAAGCCATCCAGGTGGGCTCGGGGGCGCAGTTTATTTTTAGCGGCAATGGTTGCGCTGACTCCAGGCTTTGGAGCATGGCGTTGACGCCTGCGCCTTCATTATCGGAATAGGACATTCGAATGCAGCTGCGAAGTTTTATAGTCGTGTGGGCGGTGGCCAGCGGTCTGTTGCTGATCAACGCGATCATGGGCGCCATGGTGTGGCGTTACCCCCAATGGCTGGGCATTCAGGCTGGCAGCGACCATCAGGCGCTCTGGTTGCTGGGCATATCCGCAATGGCCCTGCTAGCGGCGTTGTACCTGGGCGGTTTCCATTTTCTAGGCTATGTGATGGGACGTTCGGCTTACCGAACGTATCAGACGGACAATGGCCCGGCTGTCGATAAGGCCGAACCCCACTCGGTAAACGAAGATGCATCGAACGGACTGCGTAATTACCTCCGCCACCTATACGGCCCCCTCTGGCGCCACAAAACCCGCCTCCTGCTCATCGTCGGCGAACCCACCGAGATCACCGCCATCGCCCCGCACCTGGCGAAGAAGAAATGGCTCGAAGGCCAGCGCACTGTGCTGCTTTGGGGCGGCAGCCTCCAGGAAACGCTGGAAAGCCCACTGCTGGATCAGTGGCTCGGCCTGCGTCGTGGGCGCGCATTGGATGGCGTGGTCTGGGCGCTGACCCCGGAGCAAAGCGCCGATGCCGTGGCGCTGGACAAGGGGTTGCGGCATTTGCAGGAGCTGGCGCGGCGGGCACGTCGGCAGTTGCCGTTGCACCTGTGGCAGGTGTGCGAGAACGCATGGTCCCAGGAGGGTCGCGAAAGCCAGCCGGTGGGTTGTCTGTTGCCGGCCAAGGTGACGCCAGCGATGCTGGAGGATTGTCTGGAGGAACTGGTCGAGCCGCTGCGTCACCAGGGCATTGCGCAGATGAAGCTCAAGAAGCAGATGCACCACGATTTCCTGCTGCGCTTGTCCCGGGATTTGCAGGCCAATGGCATCGCCCGTTGGCGGCAGGCGTTGGCACCGTTGTTGAGTGGTTTCAACCCTGGGTTGCTGCTGCGCGGGGTGTGGTTCAGCCAGCCGTTGCGCGCCACTGACAGTGGCGAGATCGAGCACTTCTGGTGGCCGGATCCGGCGTGGCATGGCGTGCAGCGCGACAAGGCCGTCGGCGCTCGCCTGGGCTGGCGTGCACCGCGAGTCGCCTACGGGCTGTTCCTGGGGTTGGCGGTGATGTGGGGCGCGGGAATGGTGCTGTCGTTCGTCAGCAACCGGGCGCAGATCGTCCAGGTGCAGGCCGTGTCGACGGCGTTGCAACAGGCATCGACCCCGGAGGCACAATTGCTGGCGCTCAATGAACTGGTCCAAGTGCTGGCGCGCCTGGATCACCGCGCCGTATACGGTGCACCTTGGTATCAGCGCTTTGGCTTGAACCGCAACCCCCAGCTGCTCGAAACGCTCTGGCCACGTTATGTCGAGGCCAATAAGCGCCTGGTGCGGGATCCGGCGGCGGCACGCTTGCGCGAGCAGCTGGAGGCGTTGGTCAAGCTGGCGCCGGGCAGTCCCCAGCGCGTCGAGCGCTCGGCGGTTGCCTATGATCAGCTCAAGGCGTACCTGATGATGGCGCGCCCGGAAAAAGCCGAGGCGGATCTTCTGGTCAAGACGCTTGCCCATGCCGAACCCACCCGGGAGGGCGTGTCCCCCGCGCTCTGGCGAACGGTGGCGGCCAACGTCTGGCAGTTCTACGCCGAGCAACTGGCCGCGCACCCCGACTGGCGCATCGAGGCCGACCCTCGGTTGGTGGCGCAGGTGCGCCAGGCGTTGCTCGACCAGTTGGGCCAGCGCAACGCCGAGGCCAGCCTGTATCAACAGGTGCTGGACGACGCGGCCCAGCATTACCCGGCCCTGGGCCTGGCGCAAATGGTCGGCGACACCGAGGCTGCCGGGCTGTTTTCCAGCAAGGCCAGCGTGCCGGGGGTGTTCACACGCCAGGCCTGGGAGGGCCAGGTGCGCCGGGCCATCGACGAGATCGCCCAGGCGCGGCGAGAGGAAATCGACTGGGTGCTCAGCGACAGGCCCGGCGGGGTCGATGCCCGGTTGACGCCGCACGAGCTCAAGACGCGCCTGACCGAGCGCTATTTCCAGGACTACGCCAGCGCCTGGCTGGTGTTCCTCAACAGCCTGCGCACCCGTGAACCGAAAAGCCTGGACGCGGTGATCGACCAGCTGACGCTGATGGGCGATGTGCGTCAATCGCCGCTGATCGCGCTGCTCAACACCCTGGCCTATCAAGGGCAAGCCGGCACTCGCGCACCGGCCCTCAGCGACTCGTTGATGAAGTCCGCACACAAACTGATCGGGCCGGACACGGCGCCGCTGATCGACCCACTGGTGGATTTTCCAGGTGGACCGCTGGACGCCACTTTCGGACCGCTGCTGACCCTGCTCAAGGGCGGCACTGATAATTTGAACCTGCAGGCCTACCTCACCCAAGTGACCCGCGTGCGCCTGAAGCTGCAACAGATCAGCACCGCCAGCGACCCCATGGAAATGACCCAGGCGCTGGCGCAAACCGTGTTCCAGGGCCGTGACATCGACCTGACCGATACCCAGTCCTATGGCCGGTTGATGGCGGCGAGCCTGGGTGCGCAATGGGCCGGCGTTGGCGAAATGCTGTTCGTGCAGCCGCTGGAACAGGCCTGGCAGCGGGTGCTGCAACCGTCGGTGGCGGGCCTTAACAGCCAGTGGCAGCGCTCGATCGTCGGGCATTGGAACGCGGCCTTCGCCGGGCGTTATCCGTTTGCCGCGACTGCCAGCGATGCTTCGTTGCCGATGTTGGGGCAGATGATCCGCGCCGACACGGGGCGCATCGAGCGCTTCCTGCACAGTCAGTTGAGCGGCGTGCTGCGCAAGGAGGGCAACCGCTGGGTGGCCGACCCGCGCCATGGCCGTGGCTTGCGGGTCAACCCGCAGTTCCTGGCGGCGGTCAATCAACTGAGCGACCTGGCCGACGTGCTCTACACCGATGGCGGCCTGGGGTTGAGCTTCGAACTGAGTGGCAAAGGTGTGCGCGATGTGGTGCAGACCACGTTCATCCTCAATGGCGAAAAACATGAGTACTTCAACCAGAAGGAACGCTGGCAGCGCTTCGGCTGGCCGGGGCGCAGCGATTATCCCGGGGTCAGCCTGACCTGGACCAGCGTCCACACCGGCGAACGACTGTTCGCCGACTACGCCGGCACCTGGGGCCTGATCCGCTTGCTGGAACAGGCCAAGTTCACGCCGCTGGACGATGGCGACAGCCGCTATCGCATGGTGCTCAAGGCCCCCGATGGCCTGGGCCTGACCTGGCACCTGCGCACCGAACTGGATGCCGGGCCGATGACGTTGCTCAAGTTACGCGGGTTTACGTTGCCGGGGCGGATATTTCTGGAGGGGCGTGGCGCGGCGGAAGGATAGGCATACATGCGGTGGCGAGAGCGTTTACCCCCGCCAAGCCTCGCAGGACCCGCCTGCTCATGCGTTCAAAGTCCTTTAAGTGAATGAGCTGCGCGACCGCGTTTGCCGGTGGCTTCCAATAATCCGACCAAGGTAAATACCAGACCAATGCAGCCCAATAATACCGGCGTCCCCCTAAGGCCCCCCCGCCATCGACAATGGCGCTGCCGGCGGGTTGCTCGGGCAAATAGCGCACCCGCACTGGCCGCCAGCAACTCGGTGATCCCAGGAACCACCGAGCACGCTGGCTCGAGGCTGTTCAAGCCTTCTTTGTCTTGGGCAAAAAGATCGCCAACACCCCAAGCAACGGCAGGAACGAGCACAACCAATACACGTATTCGATGCCGCGAACGTCTGCCAGATGCCCCAGCAACGCAGCACCAATCCCACCGAAACCGAACATCAAGCCAAAGAATACGCCGGCGATCATGCCGACATTGCCCGGCACCAGTTCCTGGGCGTACACGACGATGGCAGAGAACGCAGAGGCCAGGATGAAGCCGATCACCACGCTGAGGATGCTGGTCCACAGCAGGTCGACATGAGGCAGGATCAGGGTGAATGGCGCCACGCCGAGGATCGAGAACCAGATCACCGCCTTGCGCCCGATCCTGTCGCCGATCGGGCCGCCGAAAAAGGTCCCCGCCGCCACCGCGCCAAGGAACAGGAACAAGTGCAGTTGGGAAGACGCCACTGACAGGTCGAACTTTTCGATCAGGTAGAAGGTGAAGTAACTGGTGAAACTGGCCATGTAGAAATACTTCGAGAACACCAACAGGCCAAGCACCACCAAAGCACTCATGACCCGCCCCTTGGATAAGCCGTGGGTTGCCGCCTGGCCTTGCTTGAGCTTGAACAGGTTCAGGTGATTGGCATACCAACGGCTGATGCGGTACAGCACGAACAAGGCAAACAGCGCGAACAAGCCGAACCAGGCCACGTTGCCTTGCCCATAGGGAATGATGATCGCCGCGGCCAGCAGCGGGCCGAATGCGGAGCCGGCGTTCCCGCCCACCTGGAAGGTCGACTGCGCCAGGCCATAACGGCCACCGGAAGCCAGTCGCGCGACCCGCGATGCCTCGGGGTGGAAGGTCGACGAGCCGATGCCGATCAAGGCAGCCGCCAGCAGGATCAAGGCAAAGCTGCCGACCATGGACATCATCACAATACCGATCAGCGTGCACACCGTCCCGGCCGGCAACAGCCAGGGCTTGGGATGACGGTCGGTGTGATAGCCGACCCAAGGCTGCAACAAAGATGCGGTCAACTGGAACGTGAGTGTGATCAAGCCAACCTGGGTGAAGGTCAGGCCGTAGCTGTCCTTGAGCATCGGGTAGATGGAAGGCAGCACGGCCTGGATCAGGTCGTTGATCAAGTGGGCCAGCGCCACCGCACCAATGATGCGCATGACCAACGGGCTGCTTTGGGGCGTGGCGGAAATGGACGTCGCGTCGGCCTGGGTATTGCGGATAGCCATGGGAGGTTTCCAGACGGCAGGTGGGAGCACACGGGCAGGTGCGCCAATGTGCCATTTTTCAGTGCGACAAGGCTATCCCCTTAGCTTGCTATCGACCTATAAAAAATAGTCGGCAAACCAAGGTGATAGCGCAACGCCATGGTCTGAATCTTGCCTTGTAAATGCTTTACGACGCGGCCCCTTACAAAGGGGACCGAGAATGGGAAGTTTCGCTACAGAGCAGGCCTACAGAGCCAGCCTGGACAAGCTTTCGAGGCCTTTTGAAAGGGCACCCGTTTCGGCACTTGTGTAAAAACGCACAGAATTAGTGCACGGGTGTCCAGGGGAGTATGGGCATGCAGGCTTTTCTATCACCGGGCATCCGGTTGCTGGGGCATTTTGGTTTCGCCCGTAAATTCCAATTGTTGTTCCTGTTGTTCATCCTGCCGCTCATGGGCAGCTTGTGGCTCATTGGCCAGGATTATCGCGACAAGCTCAACCTGATTTCCGTGGAGCGCGCCGGTGTCCGCCAGTTACTGGCCTTGGACAACCTGGACAACCTGCTCGCCGCCCAGCGCAACCGCGCGGCGCGCTGGCGGGCCACGGAGACCAATCGACAACCTACCCCCGCGACGCTCGCCGCCATGGCCGCGTTCGATGCGGTGCAACCGGCACTCAACCAGGCCGCCAATGATCTTGGCGCGACGCTGCAGGCCGAAGGCGCCGAAGCCGACACCCTCGCCCGCTATCAGACCTTGCAGGCCAGCCTCAACGGCCTGGACTCCAAGAGCCTGGGCACCGTAGGCTGGTGGCCGGACGGCTACGATCGTTTCACCGCAGCCCTCAGCGCCTTGCAAGCGTTGCGCGAACAGATCGTCATGGACAATCGCCTGACGCTTGCTTCCTGGCTGGAAACCTACCTGCTGACGCAAATCTCGACCCAGCAGACCCCTGATCTGATCGAACGTGTCGGCCGCCTGGCCAGCGTTGGCCAAGCCTCGGTGGTGTCAGGCCAATTCACCTTGCAGAGCCGCCTGCAACTGCGCGACTTGCGTAGCCGCATCGGCGACGCCCGGGATCAATTGGTCAAGACCGGTGCGCTGCTGGAAACACGCCTGCCCAGCGAATTGCAGACCTGGGCCGGCCAATTCCAAGGCAGCCTCAAGAACCTGGACGGCGGTTTGAAAACGCTGGATGACGGCGTGTTCGGCGGCTCCATCAGTCTCAAACCGGAAGGCTTCGAGAAACTCATGGATGCCCTTCTCGTTGACCTGGCGACTTTGCGGCAACAATCGCTGGTGGCCCTGGACACCCGGCTGGACCACTACCATGGCTCGGCGATCCGCCAGTTCACCTTGGTCGCCATGGTGCTTGGCTGCCTGTTGCTGGCCGCGCTGTACCTCTTCATCTGCCTGCAGGCCTCCATTCGCCGCAGCGCCAGTGGCATTACGCTGTTGGCCGAAGCCCTGCGTGACGGAAACCTCAGCCTGCAAGTACCGGTGCAAGGGCGCGACGAGCTGGCTGCGATCAGCACCGCGCTCAATGTCGCCGTGGTGCAGTTGCGCAGCAGCCTGCTGGGTGTGGATCACGAGACGCTGCAACTGAGCGACGCCGTGCGCATCCTCAATACACACTCCAGCGGAGCCTTGGGCGAAGTCGAGGCACAGCAGATGCAAATCAGCCAGATTGCCGCCGCCGCGACGCAACTGGCCGCGACCTCCCAAGGCGTTGCGAAAAGTTGTGAACAGGCGTCAGACAGCGCCCAGCAAACCCGCCGCATCGCCGCCGACAGCAGTCGCGACAGCCAACGCACCACGGCAAGTATCCAGCAGCTCAACCAGCGACTCAACGAAACCGCCGCTGCCTTGGGCCGGGTCAGTGAACAGGGCCAACAGATCCAGCTGGTGGTCGATACCATTCGCGGCGTGGCCGAGCAGACCAATTTGCTGGCGCTCAACGCCGCCATCGAAGCCGCCCGTGCCGGTGAACAAGGCCGGGGCTTTGCCGTGGTGGCGGATGAAGTGCGCAGCCTGTCGCAACGCACCCAGTCCTCCACGCAGCAAATCGCCGGGACCGTCGATAGCCTGCGCGCCACCGTCAACGAAGCCGTCAGCCTGATGGAAGCGGCCTGCGGCCAGGCCCAGACCGATGCGCAAGCCGTCACCGGCCTTGGCGAACGCCTCGGGGAAATCGCCAGTGCCGTACAGAGCGTCACCGACACCCTGGCGCAAATCGCCACGGCGGTGGATGAACAGGCCAGCACCGCCGACGAAGTCAGCGGCAATATCCAGCAGGTCGATCAGGCGGCCATGCGCTTGCTGGAAGGCGCCCGCGCCGTGAACCTGGCGGCGGACACCTTGAGCCAAGGCAGCCAGGCCTTGAGTGCAAACACAGGGAGATTTCAACTCGGTTGACGGGCATTGGTGACGAGGATGGATAAGCGGTTGAAAGTGCAGAGAAATATTTTGGATTTACGCTTGACACATCTTCGTTACCAGCGAATAATGCGCGCCACTTGGCTACATAGCTCAGTTGGTTAGAGCATAGCATTCATAATGCTGGGGTCCGGGGTTCAAGTCCCTGTGTAGCCACCAAGTCCTGTTCAACGATGTTTTCGAACGTCTTTGAACAACAAGAAGCCCGCCTAGTGCGGGCTTTCTTGTGTCTGGGTATATCTCCCTGAATGCCCCGCAAGATTCAACTGTTCCCACGGGGCCTGGTGATTTATGCGGCTTCCTGGAAATCCATCTCCGGTGGCTGGCGACGAAAACCTCCCGTCAGCACCGCCAGGTACACCACGCCAATCGCCAGCCAACTCAGCCCCAGATAAATCGCCAGGTGATCGAGGCTGACCATCAGCCATAGGCCCGCCGCCAGCCCGATGAATGGGAACAGCAGGAACAACACGACCTCACGCAGCCCCTTCTTCTGCGCGCCGATCCAGTAGTGAAAGATCACTGACAAGTTCACCAGGCTGAACGCCAGGAACGCGCCGAAGTTGATGAATGAGGTTGAAGTGGTGACGTCCAGTTTCAGCGCCAGCAAAGCGACCACGGCGCACAAAAGGATGCTGTTGACCGGCGTACCAAAGCGTTCGTGCAAGGTGCCGAAGATCGATTTTGGCAGCACGCCATCACGCCCCATGGCGAACAACAGCCGCGAGCCGCTGGCCTGGGCCGACAGCCCCGACGCGAACTGGCCGACGATCAGGCCGATCAGGAAGATCGAGACGAACAGGTCGCCACCGATATTACGAGCAATTTCATAAGCCGCCGAGTCGACACTGTCGAACTGCGACGACGGATGCGCGATCTGTACGAAGTACGACACGCTGACGAAGATCAATCCGCCAATCAGCGTAATCAACATGATCGCCCGTGGGATGGTCCGGCGCGGGTCGCGGGTTTCTTCGGTCAAGGTGCTGACCGCGTCGAACCCCAGGAATGAATAACAGGCGATGGCTGCGCCGCTCATGATCAACGGCATCTGCATGTCACCGTCGAAGAACGGCTTGATCGACCACAAGGGTTTGCTCGCATCCCCGCCGACGTAATGTACGCACAGCGCGACGAAGGCGATCAGGACCAGGAACTGCACCAGCATCAACAGCGCGTTGATGCCGTTGGCCAATTTAAGACCGACGATGTTGATCCCGCTCGTGATGCCGATGAACACCAGCACCCAGAGCCATTGCGGCACGGCCGGGAACGCGGAGTGTAGGTAGGCCGCGCCGATCAGCCAGATCGCCATGGGCAAGAAGAGATAATCGAGCAATACCGCCCAACCGGCGATGAAACCCAGTTTCGGGCTGATCGCCTTGCGCACGTAGCTGTAGGCCGAACCGGCGACGGGGAATGCCGCGGCCATTCGGCCGTAGCTCATCGCGGTGAAAAACATGGCCACCAGTGCCGCCAGGTAAGCGGCGGGGACCATGCCGGAGGTGGATTGAGCGAGGATGCCAAAAGTGCCGAGGACAATGATCGGTGTCATGTAAGCGATGCCGAACAGCACCACCGACCCCAGTGACAGGGTGCGTTGCAAACGAGCCATGAGCGACTACTCCGAATTATTAGATTTATGGCAGAGCCGAGTTCGGCGCAATTTCGGGTGTTACGTTGTTGTTCTGGTTTTTGGCCAACAGGAATGTGTCGCTTGCCCGCGAAGGCGTTAGCCCTGGCGACACAGGATCAGGATCAATGCGAAGGAATCAGCAGCTCCCGCAATCCGCAGGCATGCTCAATGATGTCTCCCGGAATTTTCAGTCGCTGATCGTCCAGATACCGATAATCACGTCGCGCCGTCGTCAGTTGATCCAGGTCCAACACGACCGAGAACTGCCCTTGCTCACGTCCGGCCTCGAACAACAACGTGCCTAGCGGGTCCACCAATGCACTGCCGCCTGCGAACACCAACCCGCCATCGCCCTCTTCCACCCGATTGACCATCAGCGCGAAGGCCTGGTTTTCCTGGGCACGGGCCATGATCGCGGTGCGGTGAGTCGGGCCATACGGATCCATGTTGCCGTTGGTGACGATCAGCAGCTCGGCCCCCAGTTGCGCCAGGGCCCGGGCGGTTTCCGGAAATTCAATGTCGTAGCAGATCAGCAGGCCGACCCGTACACCGTTCCACTCAC
This genomic interval carries:
- a CDS encoding ImcF-related family protein, whose protein sequence is MQLRSFIVVWAVASGLLLINAIMGAMVWRYPQWLGIQAGSDHQALWLLGISAMALLAALYLGGFHFLGYVMGRSAYRTYQTDNGPAVDKAEPHSVNEDASNGLRNYLRHLYGPLWRHKTRLLLIVGEPTEITAIAPHLAKKKWLEGQRTVLLWGGSLQETLESPLLDQWLGLRRGRALDGVVWALTPEQSADAVALDKGLRHLQELARRARRQLPLHLWQVCENAWSQEGRESQPVGCLLPAKVTPAMLEDCLEELVEPLRHQGIAQMKLKKQMHHDFLLRLSRDLQANGIARWRQALAPLLSGFNPGLLLRGVWFSQPLRATDSGEIEHFWWPDPAWHGVQRDKAVGARLGWRAPRVAYGLFLGLAVMWGAGMVLSFVSNRAQIVQVQAVSTALQQASTPEAQLLALNELVQVLARLDHRAVYGAPWYQRFGLNRNPQLLETLWPRYVEANKRLVRDPAAARLREQLEALVKLAPGSPQRVERSAVAYDQLKAYLMMARPEKAEADLLVKTLAHAEPTREGVSPALWRTVAANVWQFYAEQLAAHPDWRIEADPRLVAQVRQALLDQLGQRNAEASLYQQVLDDAAQHYPALGLAQMVGDTEAAGLFSSKASVPGVFTRQAWEGQVRRAIDEIAQARREEIDWVLSDRPGGVDARLTPHELKTRLTERYFQDYASAWLVFLNSLRTREPKSLDAVIDQLTLMGDVRQSPLIALLNTLAYQGQAGTRAPALSDSLMKSAHKLIGPDTAPLIDPLVDFPGGPLDATFGPLLTLLKGGTDNLNLQAYLTQVTRVRLKLQQISTASDPMEMTQALAQTVFQGRDIDLTDTQSYGRLMAASLGAQWAGVGEMLFVQPLEQAWQRVLQPSVAGLNSQWQRSIVGHWNAAFAGRYPFAATASDASLPMLGQMIRADTGRIERFLHSQLSGVLRKEGNRWVADPRHGRGLRVNPQFLAAVNQLSDLADVLYTDGGLGLSFELSGKGVRDVVQTTFILNGEKHEYFNQKERWQRFGWPGRSDYPGVSLTWTSVHTGERLFADYAGTWGLIRLLEQAKFTPLDDGDSRYRMVLKAPDGLGLTWHLRTELDAGPMTLLKLRGFTLPGRIFLEGRGAAEG
- a CDS encoding PAAR domain-containing protein, producing the protein MKFGGIGVARVGDPVDCPTPGHGRTVIAEGHPTFKDNGVPVAFDGHRCACGCALISSMPGARAR
- a CDS encoding sel1 repeat family protein — encoded protein: MESHALAVLCGASLHQSHVTQGLQMMRWILLLACLPLAACGTGDAFNFPKKAPSVKALTEIEAKLAFTCQHETIPAPSAESDVLFQYARWLQKNNQLKQDKTVDAEIERLYRIAAENGHFKANINLQNGAMRGRFELRGAQHLRMSQQLIDAGVATGYYFIGIFLQQGSAGLRQDADMSLRYFRKAADEGNAQAQYLVGDRLAPSDVAPDVARQMRRCAAEQGNGEAAVALGINLKNKGLYQQAIEAFQLGMVAGDEASAGWLEEAFRAHPITDKLHYLGQQEDLERAKRYKTIWRILARYSYANPTVPEINEILPLPPAELPEWDGKLQWLEARLANVPPQKPSEALIRELAEAKGLEPATGRPTPRSPAFITIPQPAPTCHSGQACPHTGYWIAGAYDVIRRFEQGEILPTLNVRKWESRFLLPDRETVGPEKVEWMFHG
- a CDS encoding MFS transporter, encoding MAIRNTQADATSISATPQSSPLVMRIIGAVALAHLINDLIQAVLPSIYPMLKDSYGLTFTQVGLITLTFQLTASLLQPWVGYHTDRHPKPWLLPAGTVCTLIGIVMMSMVGSFALILLAAALIGIGSSTFHPEASRVARLASGGRYGLAQSTFQVGGNAGSAFGPLLAAAIIIPYGQGNVAWFGLFALFALFVLYRISRWYANHLNLFKLKQGQAATHGLSKGRVMSALVVLGLLVFSKYFYMASFTSYFTFYLIEKFDLSVASSQLHLFLFLGAVAAGTFFGGPIGDRIGRKAVIWFSILGVAPFTLILPHVDLLWTSILSVVIGFILASAFSAIVVYAQELVPGNVGMIAGVFFGLMFGFGGIGAALLGHLADVRGIEYVYWLCSFLPLLGVLAIFLPKTKKA